GCGGTGGCGTATTCCTATCACTGAAGTCACCCTAACCTTAACCCTAGCGCTTCGCTTTATGCCCCTAGTTCTAGAAGAAATTCAAAATTTGATTCGAGCCATTCGGACTCGCGCCATTAATTGGAAAAAACTAGGGGTTCGGGGCGCCTTTCAACTCTGGCTGATGTTAGCGGATCGCCTCATTGAAAATTTGTTTTTACGAGCAGAGCAAGTGGCTAGTGCCATGACCGTACGGGGGTTTACCAGCCCAAACCACCACCAAGTCAGATGGCATCAACTCCGAATTCGGCTAATGGATCAGTTGGCGTTAGTTTTAGTCGTCTTGGTTTGTGGCTTACGGATCTGGGTCGGAACGCTTCCCTAAATCAATACCGTTAATATCCGACATGGACGAATTAAAGCCTTGGTATTGGCGATCGCAGCCACTACTCGAACGTAGCGGTACAGATATTTTTGCAGCCTTATTTGGAGAACAAGGGATCGCAACCCTGCTCGAAAGCCCTTATCCCCATCCCCTCGGTCAATACTCCATTTGCGCAGGTGGCCCTCGAAGTGAGGCTGGCGATTTACGCTTATGGACACCAGAATTAGGGCGAATCTTACCGTTCTTGGAACACCAGCTACAACTTAAAAAGCCTTTAGCCCCAGATGGAATCCCTGATGACTTGCCCTTTCAAGGTGGGTGGTTAGGGTGGCTGGGGTATGACCTCGCTTGGGAAATCGAACGTTTACCCCACCTTAAACCTGATCCCCTGCCATTCCCTGTAGCCTTTTGGTATGAGCCTGAAAACTTTGCAATTTTGGATCATCAACAGCAAATCCTCTGGCTTGCAGCCAGCGATCCCCACCATTTAGATCACCTAGAACACCAGCTAGCATCCTACACTCCACATCCAATCATTCCATCATTTAAGGCAATAGACTTTCAGTTTGTGACAAATCAAGTTGAGTATGAAGCGATGGTACGACAGGCCTTAGCCCATATTCAGGCTGGAGACATTTTCCAGGCCAATCTCTCCACTCGTTTTTCGGTCAAGGCCGACGCCGATCCCTGGCAGCTCTACCAGCAACTGCAAACGATCAATCCCTCACCCTTTGCCAGCTACTGGCAAACTCCATGGGGATCGGTCGTCAGTTGTTCACCAGAACGGCTTGTTCGACTCAAAGGGACACAAGCCGAGACCCGCCCAATTGCCGGGACTCGCGCCCGGGGAATCACCCTCGAAGAGGATCAACAATTAGCTCATGCCTTAAAGAAGAACTTAAAAGAAAGAGCTGAGCATACCATGCTGGTGGATCTTGAACGTAATGACCTCGGTCGAGTCTGTAACTGGGGATCAGTTGCCGTAAATGAATTTCTAGTCCTTGAATACTACAGTCATGTAATTCATCTAGTTAGCAATATTGTTGGTACCCTACAACCCAATCGTTCTGCAGTTGAGCTGATTCGATCGGTCTTCCCAGGAGGAACCATTACTGGCTGCCCTAAGGTTCGTTGTATGGAAATTATTGAAACGTTAGAACCTTACCGCCGGAGCTTATTTTATGGTTCCTGTGGGTATTTAGACTATCGGGGGCAGCTAGATCTGAATATTTTGATTCGAACCTTATTGATTACCCCTATACATCCTCCTGGCAGCTCCCCTAACCGGTCTATCCCGTCTTCTATGATTTGGGGACAAGTGGGGGCTGGGATTGTGGCCGATAGTCACCCTGAACAGGAATGGTTAGAATCCTTGCAAAAAGCCAAAGCGCAGGTGGAAGCCATTCAAGCAATGGACTCGCAAATCTAAAGTGATTATGTATATGTCGTTTCTTGGGAATGTGCTGTGTAACGGGTTTAGTGAAAGGACAAGCAAATCTATTCAAAAAACAGTCGACATTTCGCAAAGGACGTCCAGTATAATAGACGACAATTTCAGAGTTACTAGACTTGGCGAAATTCACTAAGAAAGGACAATCATCCTTGAAAAGTGAGCGATCTTTTTTTACTTTGACAAAATAACCTCAGCTATTTCAATTCACTCCATTCTCAAGATCTATACCCAAGGGAAAAACTGACATTGCTTAAAACTGCCCTATTCTTTAGAAACAAAGCTATTTAG
The genomic region above belongs to Acaryochloris sp. CCMEE 5410 and contains:
- a CDS encoding anthranilate synthase component I, with translation MDELKPWYWRSQPLLERSGTDIFAALFGEQGIATLLESPYPHPLGQYSICAGGPRSEAGDLRLWTPELGRILPFLEHQLQLKKPLAPDGIPDDLPFQGGWLGWLGYDLAWEIERLPHLKPDPLPFPVAFWYEPENFAILDHQQQILWLAASDPHHLDHLEHQLASYTPHPIIPSFKAIDFQFVTNQVEYEAMVRQALAHIQAGDIFQANLSTRFSVKADADPWQLYQQLQTINPSPFASYWQTPWGSVVSCSPERLVRLKGTQAETRPIAGTRARGITLEEDQQLAHALKKNLKERAEHTMLVDLERNDLGRVCNWGSVAVNEFLVLEYYSHVIHLVSNIVGTLQPNRSAVELIRSVFPGGTITGCPKVRCMEIIETLEPYRRSLFYGSCGYLDYRGQLDLNILIRTLLITPIHPPGSSPNRSIPSSMIWGQVGAGIVADSHPEQEWLESLQKAKAQVEAIQAMDSQI